CTGTTCACCGTAATGGGCCACGATGGTTTTGAAATGGGTCAAGATGGTTTGCAGTGCGTCCTGCGGACTCACCTGATCCCGGTCCAGGCGGCTGAAGATCCAGGGGTTGGACACAGCCGCACGGCCAATCATTACCGCATCACAGCCGGTTTCCTGCTTGATCCGCTCAATATCCGCCACCGTTACAACGTCACCGTTGCCAATCACCGGAATATGTAAGGCTTGTTTGACCTCTCTGATTGGTTCCCAGATGGCCTGACCTCGATAGGCTTGTTTGCGCGTCCGGCCATGCACTGCAACCATTGCGCCACCGTTATCTTCAATGATTTTTGCTACCTCAAGATAGTTCAGTGAGCCATCATCCCAACCCAACCGGATCTTGCCAGTCACGGGGATGGTGAATTCACGGGTCATGAGTGCGAAGATCCGGGCGATATCTTCGGGCTTGCGCAGTAGGGCCGCACCAGCGCCACGGGAGGTCACGTTTTTGGATTGACACCCCAGGTTGATGTCCAGAATATCAGGTTTGACATCTTCGACCAATGGGACCGCTGCAGTGAGCATCCTTTCGGGGTCGTTCCCGAGGATTTGGAGGGAGACCGGGCGTTGATCTTCGGTGAAGATGGTTCGCTTGGGGTAGCGGGGATTGTCTTCAATCACATCCAGGGCGTTGATGAATTCCGTCACGACCATTGCTGACCCCAACCCGCGGCAAAGTGCACGGAAGGGATTATCGGTGATTCCGTCCATGGGCGCCAGGATCAGGTCCCCAAAAATAGGCACGGAGCCGATCATGAAGGTGGGTTCTTTGGTGTTCATTTAGTTACCACCTCGTCCATGCTTTTAGAGGTGGTTTCCTCAATTTTTCGGATGGCCCAGTGGCAGGCATCCAGCAGTCCTTCATCGGTTTCATTTTTCAGGACATTACGCAATACTGGCAGGGCGGCTTGGGCTTGTTGATTTCCCAATACCAGGGCGGCATTTCGTAATAAACCCACTCGTTTGGTCCGCTCGATGGGTGTGCCGCCAAAGCGTTGTTTGAAGCCGGCATCATCCACTTTGAAAAGCGAGATCAGGTCCAATGCGGAGGCGAGGCGATTTTCACCAAGGACATAAACTTGATCGGGCGTCAAGGCGTTGTGGGGGCACACCATTTGGCAGATATCACAGCCAAAGGCCCAATCGCCGATCAGCTCTTTTTGATCGTCGGGGATGATCCCCTTGTGCTCGATAGTCAGATAACTGATGCAGTGCCGGGCGTCCAGTGAGCGGTCAGGGAGGATACATTGGGTTGGACAGGCCGTGATGCAGCGCTGGCAGGTTTTGCAGAGATCTCGGGTACAGGGGCTATCGACCGGCAGGGGAAGATCGGTTAGCATTTCAGCAAGGAAGAAGTAGGAACCCGTGCCCGGTACGATCAGGCAGGTGTTCTTTCCGGTTTGTCCCAGCCCGGCCGTCACCGCAAAACTGCGCTCTAAAATTGGGCCGGTATCTACATATCCCTTGAGCTGTACGGGTTGGTCAGTGTTTGATTTGATGAATTGCTCAAGCTGATCCAGTTTTTCCCAAATCTGGTCATGATAATCTTCTGTTTGGGCATATGCGGACACGCGCCCGTAACCTGATGGCAGTTGGTGATTGTCTTTTGAGGGGGGGCGATAGGGCATTGCCAGGCTGATGACCCGCTGGCAG
This Chloroflexota bacterium DNA region includes the following protein-coding sequences:
- a CDS encoding tRNA-dihydrouridine synthase family protein, producing MNTKEPTFMIGSVPIFGDLILAPMDGITDNPFRALCRGLGSAMVVTEFINALDVIEDNPRYPKRTIFTEDQRPVSLQILGNDPERMLTAAVPLVEDVKPDILDINLGCQSKNVTSRGAGAALLRKPEDIARIFALMTREFTIPVTGKIRLGWDDGSLNYLEVAKIIEDNGGAMVAVHGRTRKQAYRGQAIWEPIREVKQALHIPVIGNGDVVTVADIERIKQETGCDAVMIGRAAVSNPWIFSRLDRDQVSPQDALQTILTHFKTIVAHYGEQGVITFRKYLKAYLAPYSIPREELLALLKEKDQDVVHSEITRIFSLL
- the queG gene encoding tRNA epoxyqueuosine(34) reductase QueG — its product is MSALLDLKEKIRTEALRLGFNHMGVTSAVPVPDYLRYQAWIEQGYHGKMGYLAREDAIQKRGNPELILENCQRVISLAMPYRPPSKDNHQLPSGYGRVSAYAQTEDYHDQIWEKLDQLEQFIKSNTDQPVQLKGYVDTGPILERSFAVTAGLGQTGKNTCLIVPGTGSYFFLAEMLTDLPLPVDSPCTRDLCKTCQRCITACPTQCILPDRSLDARHCISYLTIEHKGIIPDDQKELIGDWAFGCDICQMVCPHNALTPDQVYVLGENRLASALDLISLFKVDDAGFKQRFGGTPIERTKRVGLLRNAALVLGNQQAQAALPVLRNVLKNETDEGLLDACHWAIRKIEETTSKSMDEVVTK